Proteins from a genomic interval of Zingiber officinale cultivar Zhangliang chromosome 2A, Zo_v1.1, whole genome shotgun sequence:
- the LOC122041063 gene encoding DNA polymerase epsilon subunit 3-like isoform X2: MRPEILQRITIELKINYIWRSRRTGGEGMAEERTLGKSGELTETAPGKALTVEVEELPKAIVRRVVKDKLSKLSSGGGEEEILVNKDALLAFSESTRIFIHYLSATANDICKESKRQTINADDVLKALEEIGFVEFVEPLKASLEVCMHSH; this comes from the exons ATGCGGCCGGAAATCCTGCAAAGAATTACCATTGAGCTGAAGATCAATTATATTTGGAGAAGCAGGCGAACTGGAGGGGAGGGGATGGCGGAGGAAAGAACACTTGGGAAGAGCGGGGAGCTTACGGAGACGGCGCCGGGAAAGGCACTCACCGTGGAGGTCGAGGAGCTCCCTAAAGCTATCGTGCGCCGGGTTGTGAAAGATAAACTTTCCAAGTTGTCTTCGGGAGGAGGGGAAGAGGAGATATTGGTAAACAAAGATGCACTGTTGGCCTTCTCTGAGAGCACTCGCATCTTCATCCATTACCTCTCCGCCAC GGCAAATGATATCTGCAAGGAATCAAAGAGGCAAACAATCAATGCTGATGATGTCCTGAAGGCGCTTGAGGAGATTGGCTTTGTTGAATTTGTTGAGCCTTTAAAAGCTTCTTTAGAGG